The following is a genomic window from Pyricularia oryzae 70-15 chromosome 5, whole genome shotgun sequence.
ATTGTGAAGGATGAGAACGTCGTCAATCAACCCACCCTCTGGACTCAGAGATGAGATGATGATTTGAGCCGGACATCCACTGCAACTGGCTGGAAAGCTGCCGGGCCAGCTTTTGTTCCCTTCAGCGATGACGACTATAGATTGACGACTTGACGACGATGGGAGGGCCAGTTGGGTATCAGGCGCCGGGTTATCATCTCTGGGAGGgaacttttgttgacgaaaACGATCGCCAAATCAAAGGGAGGAATATGTTTATCTGCGTCTATGGTTTTCTCCAGTCCGAGGTATGGGCTGGTTTTACTACTTTGACGTTCGGATTCACACCCcccgacgaaaaaaaaatcagcgaATTTTTGTCTCTCTTCTCACTCTTTATTGCACCAAGCCCGTTCAGGGAAAATGTTAAACAATTTGCTTGTTATTTGTTTTCGGATCAATGTTTGGGAAAAAGACTGTCATCGGCTTCAATTTTTTGTATTTTGTGTATATTGGGCTGCAGTAGACAATTCGACGTCTGCTCTCCTGACGCCTTTTCGGTCTTGTTTTAATgctactctttttttcttcatcaccccccttttttttgttctatgTAGAGTGAGTAACAATCATCGTCTCAACCGTTTATTTCATCTGTTCTTGGCCACGTCCGTTATGTTTGAGTCGATATGTGAAGTCCCAGTTAACTTAAATCTGGAAACAAGAATGCCACCTTGCATACCTGTAAGGAGGAACAGATGATTTCTCAAGTAGGAGCTCCCTGAAAGCATACAGTTGGATATGTTATTCCTTACCTCTGCCCTTTGGTGGTCTTTTTCTATGGTCCGATGTGATTCTTAGGACTGTACATATGAAGTTTGCTTGACTTGGGTACTTACTAGTTGTATTGGATTCCAATGGAGGACGAAAGCAAGTTGACAGCCTTAAATATCTGCCCAGGAAcaagacttttttttactcAGCTTGTAGAAAGTTTCTAAAAAGTTTATCACGACAGCCGCTGTTGAGTCTCCTATGTTCAGTATACTAAGAATGTAATTCATATACGTCCAGGGGCTGCATACGACCTCCTGGTGACCACCAGTGGGATTTTTTTGTATATACAAATATAAAAGAACGCTCGAGGGGGCGTTTGTCCCTCCCTTGCTTTCCCGGGATCGATAAAAAGATATCAAAACGCCACGATGCAACAATAACACCCAAAAGGGCAAACATGCCCGAATATAAAAACAACCCCAGTGAAGCCAAACCCAATTTCCAACTATTCAAAAAGCAGTACATCGACGCAATGCTTTCTTTCTATCACCACGTCATTCTGTCCGTCTCACACCCAATCGCTATTTaagaaacccaaaaaaaactaGTTCTAATATCATGAGGAGGCATCCGGCCTCCTGAAGGGGTGTGCCTCGGTGTTGAGGACCCAGTCGTCGAGGCTCACGACGTCGGGGGTGGTGTAGAGCAGGTAAAAGTACTTGAGTGTCTCGGCGATCCAGAAACTCTCCATATTGTTGGTCCAGCCGGGCGAAGGGAGCGTCACGTCCTCGACGGCGCTGTGGCCCTCTTTCGTCCGCGTGGCGGCCACGACTGCCTCCCACATCCGCCAGCCCTTTTCCTGCCAGATGGGGTCGCCCGTTATGCGGTACATGTACCACACTGACTCGATGGCTTCGGGTCTGTTTGTTCTTACGTGTCAGTGGCgatatatttggcgtatttGAGAAGACAAATAGTTAGGAGCGACTTACCGAAGAATATACCGCTTGTCCATAATGTCAACAAATCCAGGCGGTATCCTCTCCCCCTCGATCTTCTCCTCCACAAATTCCTTGTGGGACTGCGGCTTGGTCGGCTCCGGGGGCAGGTCCCAGAGTGGGTTGTAATTCGGCGCCCGGGGCGACAGAGCCTCGGACAAGCTGATGCTTCCCCTCACGCCACCGACCGCTTCATCGGCGCCGATCATGGCGGGATCGGCCACTTTTGCTTTGGACAGGCTACGCGCGTTTGCCTTGCTGGCACTCCAGCTGCCCGTTTCCGTGTCAACTGAACGCTTTCTGTTGTAGCCTTCCATTTCACCATGTCCGGCACTACCTCTTGACCTGGTGTTGTACGTTTTCGAGTCCTTGGCTGGGATGACCCGCTCAGTATCATCAGCAGAGCTTTTTGCGCCGGGCTTGACGCCAGGTCCAGCTCCGTCAAGAACGCTGAATCCTGGCGACGGCATCTTGGATCCGCCACCCACGTCTGACTTGCCCATCTTTGAGCCCTGAGTAGATGGTGCCTTGCCTGCAACAcgggccttcttggcctcccAGTCGGCGTCGGCCTTGTCCTTGCTCTTCTTCTCGACATTGGCGACCATCTGGTCCCACTCCTTCTTCTTTACCTTGTAATCGGCGACCTGGGCGTTGCGCCAATCCAAGTTCGGGTCCAGGTGCTCATGCCATAGCGTCTCGTTCCAGGGGCAGCTCTCGATGCTCTGGCACGGAACAACGTGAGAATTCTCCGGCATGATGCCCGAGCCAGTCGACTCGTACGCCCAGACGCAGCCGTCGGCGAGCTGGGCCCCAATGGCCACGTCCTCCTCCGACTGGAAGATCTTGCCGCCCATCGCGAACATGCCACCCAGGAAGCAGGTCAGGTGCGTAACCTCGTACTGGTACGTGAGCGACATGTCCTTGCCGTAGCCCCGGGCACTCACGGCCGCAGAGAACAACAGTGTCCGGTCCTCCTGCTTGATCATTGGGCGGTAGAGCAGGTGCTTCTTGATGGCGGCCACAGCATTCTCGTGCAGTTTCTTGTACTGATCCACCAGTCCGCCAAGGAGAATGTACTGCTTGGGGAAGTACTCGTAGGCCGAGTCTTGACTGCTTCCCATGCTGTACTGACCCCAACCGGAAGAGCTCTCTACCAAGCCCTGAGGACGACAGCCATCTGGAGACGGAGTGCCTCGAACTTGGTTGGCTCTCGAATCCCGATTATAGGTATTCGCCCTCGGCTTGGGAATGCTAGGAATTTCATCAGAAGTGGCCGAGCCAGAAGCACTAGAAGCCGCGCCGGGACGGCCACTAGTAACCGCCCGTGCACTCAGCCTGCGCAGTTCGCTCTCCTCCCCCGGTGCCTTTCCGCTAGGTGCCTCGGGTGGTCCTATAGCCGGGGAACCCAGCTCGGCCTGCTTACGGCTGGCATCCGAAGCGCTGGACGTGATGGGTTCCACAGTGCGGTTGCATCCCGAGGCATCAATCTGCTGAGGGAATATGCCGTCCAGGGCGGTTCCACGCTGCTGCCACTCGTCAAAGGCGTCCGTGATGCGCGCGATGGCGTCATAGTAGCGGTTTTTGCCCGTCAACTGTGCGAGGCGAGTAAATTCCATTGACATGGAGCCGAGCTCGGCAACGCTGACCATGGTCGAGGCCTGCAGCCGCTGTTTGGCGTACTGGGGCTGCCACCGGTAGTACAGAATCGGCATCCTGTTTGGCGTGTCGAAAACGCTCATCAGGACCTCGGCTAGCTCCTCGACCTTGGTGAGTAGCTTGTGGTACTTGCCTTCCTTGCCGCCAGTCATGTCGTAGGCCGCCAGCAGGCCTCCCATGTATCGAATGATGGTCTCGAACACGGGTATGTCGGAGCGTTCCGTCGTGGTAAAGTCAATGTCGTCCAGTGCCTTGTATGCGTCCTCGAACTCATCCTTCAGGCCCATTATCCACAACGTATCCAAGCTGTCAACCAGGGTGGCGGCCCAGCCACAGAAGGGGTCGCGGGGTATGAGCGAGATCGGCTCAACTTCATCATGACCCCAGGCGTACTTCTTGTAACTATCCCAGGCGCGCTTGGCCTCTTTCTTGACCTGCGCCAAGCGAGCCTCGCGCTtctccttggcggcggccgaTTCCTTGCCGAATTTGTGCTGAATCGTGGGAATCGCCTTGGGCTTGCCAGTGGGCAGCGGGATGACTTGGTCGTCGTGGATGGGGTAATCCTCCTGCTCCTTCTTCGCCCAGTGCAATTTGCTCGTAGTGGTAGTGGCAGATGTGCCGCTCTGCTTCTTTGCCGGCGGATACCTGTCGTGGGCGAGGGGTCGCTGGTCTGGGTCCCTGTCGGGTATGTTGATGGCGACAGGCTTGGTAGAAGGATCGTCAGTGTCCTTAGAGTTATCAGCGCCGCCAGCGGCCGGTCGCATGGCATCAGGGGTCTTAGGCCTGTTCGCATCGCCCTTGAGCTGCGGGATGTCGATCTTTCCCTGGCGCGACGCAGCAGCCGCACCCTGGTCGTCATGGGCCTTGGCCGCATTCTGCTTGCGCGCAATGGGCGGCTGGTCGTGAGAGGACGGAGGCGCGCCTGCGTCTTTCACGGGTGCCAATGGCTTGTCGTATGTCGGTGTCGAAGCCTTTGTCCCCTTGTGCACACTGTCGTACACGGCCGCAGTGGCGGCCTCTAGCTCCCATTGTGAGTTTTGCGCCACGCGAAAGAGGAGGACGAGCAGGATGAGGGCGCCGACCACGAAAACCCGGTATCTTCTAAACCGAATCATGTTGACAACGCGCCCCTCTCACTCTCCGGAGGGCGCAGTTGCgcaagaaagaaaattgAGGGAAAGGGGGTTTTGGTCAGTGCAGTTGGCAGCAACACACAGGAACTctaaagagagagagagagaaaaaaaaaaaagatgcgtTCACAAGGGAGGGCTAATAATATGGAGGAGGAAGTATAAAATATAAACAgcacagcagcaacaccagCACAAATTATGAGAGAAATAAACAAGAAGAGGGGGAAGAAATACCAAGCTTAACGGAAGGAAAGAAACCGAGCGGGAGACCACAAGAATGAGGacaggaccgcctgcggtgTGCTTGGCCCGCGGAACTGGAGAAAAGAGAATGAGGGAGGTGCTTCGGGTTTTCTTGGCAAACCGTTCGGTGCTTTGAGAATGAGCACAGGCATCCTAAAGCGAACAGCATGACCCCGGGTCGAGTGGGGACCTGCCGTTTCTGTATCGAAACTTTTACCCACTCattaaggtaaggtaccttccATATCGGCAGGCATTCATTATGCGTGCAGTACTATAATTACATACTAGACTATCTGATAATTGAAGATCTTGAAGCAGAAAGCCCAGTTATGAATGCGCTGGCCTCTACACTGTACCGTAGATGTGTCATGGAAAAGTTAAACCAACTTTGCATTCCCTAGTTATTTCTGCAGCGAATTTTCCGCGAGGTCCTCCCTGGATATTTGGTATGCTAAGCCGAAGAATGGTGGCGAGAGCCGACATGCATGGTTAATTAATTAGATTGATCCGAGCAATTACTTTTACAGATGTTGACACCTTCAGACGCTGCCCCGACCGTGGATGTGTGCACTCGGTAGCCTCCAAAATATGGCTTCTTGATTATTTATTATACTAGGTCTATCTAGTTCCAGACTAATTAGGTACTGTAGATCTAGTTTCATCATTGTCCTTGATTTTGGCCTTTTTATTACCTTGTTGGTCTACGGAGTACCTAGGCACTAATTGTAACAGCTGAGTGGTAACTTGTAAGAATACAACAAGCTCTAACTAACTGTACAGTACGAAGTACGAGTATGCGGGGCTGATCAGAGTCTGTTTTGCTGACAAGGGCCAAGGCAAGCTTTCTTTCCTGTCTCGGCATTCTTGTCccggttttttatttttatttttattttttttttattttttttatttttttgaaaaaaatTTAAACGCAGCAACAACCAAAGATGTGTACATGAAAAGGTTGAACTGAGGGGTAgaatagaaaaagaaaaggacagCAAAGACCAGATTGACGGGTTTACTAGAATTGATCTGCAGATTCGTCTGCATGCTACCTATCTGTCTACTGTACCCAAGCCAAGCCAAGTTCCAATACCAAGCATTTGTGTTTGGACCCGCCACGCCCGTTCATTCCCTTTTTGATTGACTGCGCGCGTGTCTGTTCTTGTTGGACCGAGGTACGGTTATTTCTCCATAGTTGCTACCTTACCCCGGAATTGTCTTCTCTACACACTATCCGACCTAGTCCTAGCTGCAGCTATACCACATGATTAGTAGGTGGACGCTTACAGCAAGATAGGTAGGGTAGGTGTCAGTTACGAAGCAGTTAAATCAATACTGTACACGACTCGAGACTCATGCCAGGATATCTGGATTCTGCTCGAATCGCTGGCTTGACATTCATGCTTTCAAGCAACCCCATAAGCGAGCCGTTCCGAGCCCGTTAAAATTGACCCAGTATAGCGCTTGTGCATGTCCAATTAAGACAggagaaagagaaagagagagagagagggggggggagagagagagaaaaggggAAAAGGAGACATAGACTACACAAAAAAAATTAGTTCTAGACCCTGAACTAGATTGATTAGACCAAGTACTAGAACTTAACAGAAGCCTTAATTTCACGTCACCAAAATGCCAAGCAATTTGGATCGACGATAATGACAAAATTACACAGCAAAGACAGCTGCTTTTTCGTCATATCGTCTCAAATTGCCCACCTTTCACCTTTCACTTCGTctcgattttcttttttttcttacgtATTCTGTTCGATCTCAACACCAAGATCATAGATGGCTTGGATAAGGCGTTGATcaataaaacaaaacaaggtaccaaaaaaagtaaaaaaaaaaaaaaaaaaaaaacaagaaataaAAGAACCATCGCTTAAAGAACACGAGTCGTCGCCTTGTTCAGCCTGTCTGAAGTTTGTGTATCATGGCCGATGCCAGGATATTGAGATGTTTCGTTTTTCAGACCACCCAGGGGCTGGACCCTCCCCGTACGCACCACTCGTCCGCCAGGGTTCGTCCGCTTTTAGCAATTTAATTACGTGTAATCAAATACTCCATACCGCGGACCACTGTTGATCTAAACACCACGCACAAATGACAGGGCTTCTACAAGCTGTTGTAAAAATGGTGTCAGGTTGCTCGAAAGCTTTCATATGTTTTCCTCTTAACCGACCAGTCCGCAAGAGCTCGCTTGTCTATCGTGCTCACAACCGAGACAAAAAATAACCAAATAAACAGCCAGGAAAACCACGAATAACACTTCGTCTCAAATATCCAAAACCCAGGCATCATTTTGGGGTCCTCTCTCCGGATGCAAACATATATGTCCAGGCCACTTGAACGCCCGGAACCTCCGCTTCCAGCAACGCAAGAACCCAAAAAGCTCTTATTACTCGTAGATGATTATGCCAAGTGTGTACATGCTTAATATTATATAGTCCCAATATACAGCGAGCCTCGTAGACAATCATTCAGTACGTCCCTCTGATCTTGGCGTATAGTTCCGAGTCAAGGAAGTTGTAGTTCGGATCGAGCTCGCAGAACGGATGCTGTGATAGTAACTTGTTTGCCGTTGGTCGGTCGTGGGAATCGCTGTCGGTGATTGAAAAAAGGCGTCAGTTTCAAACCAGTTACAACAAACCAACTGGAATCATCGgccagggaaaaaaagcttACACTGTGAAGCAGTCCATCATGAAAGCCACCGCAATGGGGCTGATGGTATCTTGCACGTCTTCCGGAATAGGTGGAATTTCACCGTTCGCGATCTTATAAATCGCACCGACGGCTTCCTCTTTGGCCCAGGGCCGGCGACCCGCAAACATTTCAAGCACCACGCATCCAAGCGACCAAATGTCCACCTTTGCAGAGTATCCCTCGCCCTGCGACCGGATAACCTCGGGTGCCATCCAAAACACGGAGCCCTGCATAGAATTGGACTTGTCGTTGCCATAAATGTTGTCCGTCTTCTTTGAAATACCAAAATCAGAAATTTTGGCTGTGCCATCCACGTCGAGCAAGATGTTGTCCGCTTTGAGATCACGATGCAAGATACCCTCGCGATGAAGGTAGGCCAGGCCTGACAGCGTCTGCCGCGTGAGGGATTGTACCACCGACTCCTCAAACTTGCCGTTCTTGCGCAGACATGACCCGATGGAGCCACCAGAAATATACTCTAGGAAGATTGAGATGCTCGTTTCCTTCCGCTCGCAACCCAAGTATTGCACAATGTTCACATGGTCCAGATGCTGCATCGTCTCAATCTCTTGGTCAAGAGCCGCGACAAGCTCCTTCATGCGCTTCTTATCACCGGCTGCGGCCCGCGGATTGACCTCGACCTCCTTGACAGCCAAGAACTCACCAGTAGTGGCGTTCATACCCAGGTATACTCGTCCGTACGTACCCTTGCCAATCAGTTGACCCTTGAACCAGCGGAAAGTCGTCGGGTGCTTCGGAGCTCCccgcgacgaggacgagattGAATCCTGTGGGATGTCTGGCACCAGCATCGAGTCCCTGTTGGGTCGAATTTGTACAATGTTTGCATTGAACATCTTGGTAGACTTGCGTCGCAACAGCGCCGACGAGTTGTTTTGGGTGGGCTGGGTCTCAGTGGCAGGAGTACCGCCTGAGCGGCTCAAACCCTGCGGTGCTGCCATCGACGTCTGGGTGTAGCGTTTATGCGCCTCGTGTGCACCTCTGGCCTTCTCTCGAATGGACTTCATTCTTCCGAGACCGCCGGAGCGCCGCACGCTGCGTTGAGCCAGGCTCTGGAAGCTCGGTGGGCGCTCGAGCGCCTTCAGCGTAGACTCATCAGAGCCAAGCGTGTCACTTTCGTTGTACATTGATTGCACCCTCGACGGAGGAAGAGAGTTCAATGGCGTAGCGTTGATCTGTAAATGGCCAGGTGACTGTGTCTCGTCAACCTCGGCGATGGGGGAAGGTGCCACGGGTGACCCATCAATATTTTGCTCTTGGTCCCCTTCTTCGAGGACCGGCTGATCAACATCCATTCCGGGGAAGAAATCCTCGAGGTTGTTGATAAGTGCTTCAGCTGGAGGACGGTTGGCCCACACATCCATCTTGAAAGATTTCCGTCTTCCCAGCTTGCCATCCTCAGAGTCCCACATATCTGACTTGGGCGTCCTCCTCTGCCGCCCCGaatcatcgtcatcatcgccaGTGCGGGCGGACTGAGGCGAGTTGAAGGAGACCGATTTTCGATCCCTGGCGGTGTTGACAGTGAGAGCTGGCCGCTTCCCATCCCCACTGTCGGAGGCGTCGAAAGTCACAGAGGCTCGTGATTTTGCTTTCTTCATCGAGGCTTTGCGGGCCGCAATAGGAATAACAAACAGGCCATCGTCAGAGTCGTCGCCTGAGTCGTCGTCAGACTGAGCCTCGTTTTGTGCCGTGGACGGCGCTGGTCTGTCGAAGGAAACCTCGGGTTCCGTGAAATCGATATCAGGACCAGACGGTGCCCTCTTGTGGGCCGCCGACGAGACGGGAGCGGCGCCGAAACCTCGTGGGGACGGGTTCGGCTCCTGGTAGGCCGCGAAATTGGCGGGCATCTGGGAGATGGGAGATAAATCTCCGGCGGTTTGCGAGCGAGGGAAAGCAGCTGCATCCGTTAGTTCAGTGCTCAAAAGACTATTACGCCTGGAATCAGACCACCCATCTCTGCGCAAGCGGCGTGTGCCACCAGGTGAGTAGTCTGGTATAATGAAAGGAAGATTGCCACGACTCCACGTGATAGATCCAGGTGACCCTGATGGTATGCTTTCAGGACCACGCTGTTCGGTGCCAGATGTCACTATGGCCTGCGAACTCTTACCTCGATTGTCAGGTGACACGAAGTCTCGGCCGCTAACTGGGGCAGTCGCAACGCGATAGGGGGGTGAAGGTTTGCTGGGTACATTATTTGCACTGACGCCTCTGTTGGGAAGAGCAACTCCACCCAGGTTTCTGCCCATGTCCACCAGGGCGCTGGTAATGCCTCCCATGGGCTGAGAGCCAGACATTGGTTGTCTTCGGCGGTCCTCGGACATTTCTTTGGGCGAAGTAGTCGTTCCCACACCTGGAGGTACACGCTGAGAGGGATAACCGTCCATACTTCCCTGAACCCTTCTTTGGCCTGTCATCAAGGAGTTCACCCTGTTCAGCGTGGCTGAGGGGGCAACTGGTGGAGCAGGAGCATTACGGGTCGGGAACATCCTGTCTGTGTTTTTGTCCTCGTAGGGAGAGTGGCGAGGGGTATCGAAATCGACCGGCTTGCCTACAATTCCAATACCCTCGGTCGAGGAGCTCAGCCCATTGTTATTGCTTTCAAGTTTAGCCTTACGTATAGCAAGATATTCCCGCCCTTTACGGTCAATCTCTGCTTTGTACTCCCTTTGGGCTCTAAGGCGTGCCTCTTCTGATTGATCATCCTTCAAAGTGTTCTGCTGTCTCGACATGGAAGACGAGGTGCCAAATCTGTGTCGTTGCCCAGTGTCCCCAGCCGACCATGTGGACTGTTGTGACATTGGCGGGGGCTTGACAAATAGTTTCAGCGTGCCTTCTGCGTCAGCTCTGGACTTGTTGTGG
Proteins encoded in this region:
- a CDS encoding STE/STE11 protein kinase, encoding MYPGSSQSRPYQVPPPPPMSPPLSQMHQQMSFVPPPPPPLNRYQTTPNLGASAPPPPPPGPPPASALNPQAPWNGAWGGVPAPRQAYDNRSGMYAQAPIQQYNPQAHAATAPGLNIPPPPLQTDAPMSDTYNPGQDPMFDGFMPDLSFDLEQETMGSSQTWQTTSSSSTNTASVNDNVQSNAPTEERTRRNNSASITGTQSSSNVPGIPSDITASWSLDKVIAWLQMNSFSRDWQETFKSLNIHGAQFLELGSGHFGRGNFGMMHQQVYPKLAKVCTASGTGWDQPREREEGKRMRRLIRGLVHARAVPDSARVPSSHGRQGSINSRGNDKGTHDGSDSPNTPSSQSRSTTIPTFPDGSSFSNHRGVLKNIDIDRHSSPKLNGDSPAASPNPVMASSTPKSSTLSVSPHSSRFGNNVRNSTDSVKAIYGSGIPADAQKMMSNSNLDELINGRGARQSPSDLGDNSAGTDSPVSARDTKLPFRQRMQAKDIDGNLSSPNGEGSLSPQMYRNGLGLDDYLRFKKPGGSIYLMATADGWNYRVVDVTDVETVLDLRSEISRGLGIPDEDGVEFYLTELGKSDHSQPLDDNQLMNHNKSRADAEGTLKLFVKPPPMSQQSTWSAGDTGQRHRFGTSSSMSRQQNTLKDDQSEEARLRAQREYKAEIDRKGREYLAIRKAKLESNNNGLSSSTEGIGIVGKPVDFDTPRHSPYEDKNTDRMFPTRNAPAPPVAPSATLNRVNSLMTGQRRVQGSMDGYPSQRVPPGVGTTTSPKEMSEDRRRQPMSGSQPMGGITSALVDMGRNLGGVALPNRGVSANNVPSKPSPPYRVATAPVSGRDFVSPDNRAAFPRSQTAGDLSPISQMPANFAAYQEPNPSPRGFGAAPVSSAAHKRAPSGPDIDFTEPEVSFDRPAPSTAQNEAQSDDDSGDDSDDGLFVIPIAARKASMKKAKSRASVTFDASDSGDGKRPALTVNTARDRKSVSFNSPQSARTGDDDDDSGRQRRTPKSDMWDSEDGKLGRRKSFKMDVWANRPPAEALINNLEDFFPGMDVDQPVLEEGDQEQNIDGSPVAPSPIAEVDETQSPGHLQINATPLNSLPPSRVQSMYNESDTLGSDESTLKALERPPSFQSLAQRSVRRSGGLGRMKSIREKARGAHEAHKRYTQTSMAAPQGLSRSGGTPATETQPTQNNSSALLRRKSTKMFNANIVQIRPNRDSMLVPDIPQDSISSSSRGAPKHPTTFRWFKGQLIGKGTYGRVYLGMNATTGEFLAVKEVEVNPRAAAGDKKRMKELVAALDQEIETMQHLDHVNIVQYLGCERKETSISIFLEYISGGSIGSCLRKNGKFEESVVQSLTRQTLSGLAYLHREGILHRDLKADNILLDVDGTAKISDFGISKKTDNIYGNDKSNSMQGSVFWMAPEVIRSQGEGYSAKVDIWSLGCVVLEMFAGRRPWAKEEAVGAIYKIANGEIPPIPEDVQDTISPIAVAFMMDCFTVDSHDRPTANKLLSQHPFCELDPNYNFLDSELYAKIRGTY